The Castellaniella sp. genome includes a window with the following:
- a CDS encoding EAL domain-containing protein — MMASVRWLLVISTLVMAGILIGVPAVGASQTWLVASVAGFWALFLLILLITLHKARVAGSFAASPEIKVKPPEATDNAELLDEVRERVSPTMDEQMARIEQLELELNRDPVTGLANRAFFLNELKRVLRDDSRQGAVSGYVLLVRQRDMARLQNQSDRQEIDDWLHLVGTRVTEVLTEYPQAKALPARLNGADFAVLLPVGGGPEVMRPIQRLHELFETLRVNLDSQNLSRWAFALTDYTVQCSPKEVLTRLDLALMCAESAGHDEVEFLSHADRETGELRMGEASWRTLISQALDEDRLSLDVRPVVYEGDDLTERHEATLNLREDDSLQLPPMSGYLFMPAAARLGLSSDCDMRALALALSWLGEHSGILIVRMSVSSLLNVQYLDEVRRICAFADPELLRRVVIELDAYGLTRHLEAFKAFTQGLALVGIPVGLRGLDQQPDALRKIHEINVSYVKLGGSFVRELLSSPGGVQMMVAVTETAIGMGVRVYVDDADDQATRAMVLEYGALPRQS, encoded by the coding sequence ATGATGGCATCGGTGCGCTGGCTGCTGGTGATTTCAACGCTGGTCATGGCGGGAATTCTGATTGGCGTGCCTGCCGTCGGGGCGTCGCAGACCTGGCTGGTGGCGAGCGTGGCTGGTTTCTGGGCACTGTTCTTGTTGATCCTGCTGATCACGCTGCATAAGGCCAGGGTTGCAGGCTCTTTCGCCGCCAGCCCCGAGATCAAGGTCAAGCCCCCCGAAGCCACTGACAATGCCGAGCTTCTCGACGAGGTTCGAGAGCGGGTGTCGCCCACGATGGATGAGCAGATGGCGCGCATCGAGCAGCTTGAGCTTGAACTCAATCGCGACCCGGTCACGGGATTGGCCAACCGCGCATTCTTTCTCAACGAACTCAAGCGCGTCCTGCGCGATGATTCGCGGCAGGGAGCGGTCAGCGGCTATGTGCTGCTGGTGCGTCAGCGCGATATGGCGCGCCTGCAAAATCAAAGCGACCGCCAGGAGATCGATGACTGGCTGCATCTTGTGGGTACCCGGGTCACCGAGGTCCTGACTGAATATCCGCAGGCCAAGGCGCTTCCAGCCCGCCTGAATGGGGCGGACTTTGCCGTGCTGCTGCCGGTGGGTGGAGGCCCCGAGGTCATGCGCCCGATTCAGCGACTGCACGAGCTATTCGAGACCCTGAGAGTCAATCTCGATAGCCAGAATCTGTCGCGCTGGGCCTTTGCCCTGACGGACTACACCGTCCAGTGCTCCCCCAAGGAGGTCCTGACGCGGCTGGATTTGGCCCTGATGTGTGCCGAAAGCGCCGGTCACGACGAGGTCGAGTTCCTTTCCCATGCCGACCGGGAAACCGGTGAACTGCGCATGGGGGAAGCTTCCTGGCGTACGCTGATCTCCCAGGCATTGGACGAGGACCGTCTGTCTCTGGATGTGCGCCCGGTCGTCTACGAGGGTGACGACCTGACTGAGCGCCATGAGGCCACGCTGAACCTGCGCGAGGACGATAGCCTGCAACTGCCGCCCATGTCGGGCTATCTGTTCATGCCTGCCGCTGCGCGGCTGGGCCTGTCGTCGGATTGCGATATGCGTGCCTTGGCACTGGCGCTCAGTTGGCTGGGCGAGCATTCCGGTATATTGATTGTGCGGATGTCGGTGTCGTCCCTGCTGAATGTGCAGTATCTGGACGAGGTCCGTCGGATCTGCGCCTTTGCTGACCCGGAATTGCTCAGGCGTGTGGTCATCGAACTGGATGCCTATGGCCTGACGCGCCACCTGGAGGCCTTCAAGGCCTTTACGCAGGGGCTTGCTCTGGTCGGCATCCCGGTGGGCTTGCGCGGCCTCGACCAACAGCCCGATGCTTTGCGCAAGATCCATGAAATCAACGTCAGCTACGTCAAGCTCGGGGGGTCGTTCGTGCGCGAGCTGCTCTCCAGCCCCGGTGGCGTGCAAATGATGGTTGCTGTCACAGAGACTGCCATCGGCATGGGGGTGCGGGTCTATGTGGATGATGCCGATGACCAGGCCACGCGTGCCATGGTGCTGGAATACGGCGCCTTGCCGCGCCAGAGCTGA
- the rplN gene encoding 50S ribosomal protein L14, protein MIQMQTTLNVADNTGARSVMCIKVLGGSKRRYAAIGDIIKVTVKEAAPRGRVKKGEIYNAVVVRTAKGVRRKDGSLIRFGGNAAVLLNAKLEPIGTRIFGPVTRELRTEKFMKIVSLAPEVL, encoded by the coding sequence ATGATCCAAATGCAGACCACGCTAAACGTGGCCGACAACACAGGTGCGCGTTCAGTCATGTGCATCAAGGTGTTGGGCGGCTCGAAGCGCCGCTATGCCGCCATTGGTGACATCATCAAGGTGACCGTCAAAGAAGCGGCACCTCGCGGGCGCGTAAAAAAAGGCGAAATCTACAACGCTGTGGTGGTGCGTACCGCCAAGGGCGTGCGCCGTAAAGATGGCTCGCTGATCCGCTTTGGCGGTAATGCGGCCGTGTTGCTCAATGCCAAACTTGAGCCCATCGGTACCCGTATCTTCGGACCGGTCACGCGCGAACTGCGTACCGAAAAGTTCATGAAGATCGTGTCCCTGGCGCCCGAAGTGCTGTAA
- the rplE gene encoding 50S ribosomal protein L5, translated as MARLQDFYRNKVAVDLKEKFGYQSIMQVPRITKITLNMGVSEAVADKKVIENAVGDMTKIAGQKPVITKTRKAIAGFKIREDYPIGCMVTLRGQRMYEFLDRLIAVALPRVRDFRGVSGRAFDGRGNYNIGVKEQIIFPEIEYDKIDAVRGMNISITTTAKTDEEAKALLSAFSFPFRN; from the coding sequence ATGGCTCGTTTACAAGATTTCTACCGCAACAAAGTTGCCGTGGACCTGAAAGAAAAGTTCGGCTATCAGTCGATCATGCAGGTACCGCGCATCACCAAGATCACCCTGAACATGGGTGTATCCGAGGCTGTTGCCGATAAAAAGGTCATTGAGAACGCCGTTGGCGACATGACCAAGATCGCAGGCCAAAAACCCGTGATCACCAAGACCCGCAAAGCCATCGCCGGCTTCAAGATCCGCGAGGATTATCCGATCGGCTGCATGGTTACCCTGCGTGGTCAACGCATGTACGAATTCCTCGATCGTCTCATCGCCGTGGCGTTGCCGCGTGTGCGCGACTTCCGTGGTGTTTCCGGTCGTGCCTTTGATGGCCGTGGAAACTACAACATCGGTGTGAAGGAACAGATTATCTTCCCGGAAATCGAGTACGACAAGATCGATGCCGTGCGCGGGATGAACATCAGCATCACCACCACCGCAAAGACCGACGAGGAAGCCAAGGCGCTCTTGAGCGCATTCAGCTTCCCCTTCCGCAACTAA
- the rplX gene encoding 50S ribosomal protein L24 codes for MQNIRKGDEVIVLTGRDRSRRGTVVARVDEDHVLVEGINVVKKHAKGNPMAGTPGGIIDKTLPIHISNVAIYNPETGKGDRIGVKVVDGAKVRIFRSNGAVVGAKA; via the coding sequence ATGCAAAACATTCGCAAAGGCGACGAAGTCATTGTCCTGACAGGCCGCGATCGCAGCCGTCGTGGCACCGTGGTGGCCCGTGTCGACGAAGATCACGTACTGGTCGAAGGCATCAATGTCGTCAAGAAGCACGCCAAGGGTAATCCCATGGCTGGCACGCCAGGCGGCATCATCGACAAGACATTGCCGATCCATATCTCTAATGTGGCTATCTACAATCCCGAAACCGGCAAGGGCGACCGCATTGGCGTCAAGGTCGTGGACGGTGCCAAGGTCCGCATTTTCCGTTCCAACGGCGCTGTCGTTGGTGCGAAGGCATAA
- the rpsN gene encoding 30S ribosomal protein S14, with protein sequence MAKLSLINRDIKRAKLAEKFAPKRTALKAIIADQSKSDEERYQARLALQALPRNANPTRQRSRCVVTGRARGVYSKFGLTRHKLREMTMRGEVPGMTKASW encoded by the coding sequence GTGGCTAAACTTTCCCTCATCAATCGCGACATCAAGCGCGCCAAACTGGCAGAGAAATTTGCCCCGAAGCGCACCGCACTGAAGGCAATCATTGCCGACCAGTCCAAATCTGACGAAGAACGCTACCAGGCTCGCCTGGCGCTGCAGGCACTGCCGCGTAACGCTAACCCCACCCGCCAGCGCAGTCGCTGCGTGGTCACGGGACGCGCCCGCGGCGTGTACAGCAAGTTCGGGCTGACCCGTCATAAACTGCGTGAAATGACCATGCGCGGCGAAGTCCCCGGCATGACCAAGGCCAGCTGGTAG